One Cenarchaeum symbiont of Oopsacas minuta DNA segment encodes these proteins:
- a CDS encoding putative membrane protein yields the protein MALKIAIVLVSISIALLATYGADVALSYTNDAKVGFLPFDHMTRGLGLGIPALVLPFISFFIARNDESKVHGGLLILSAILIIMGGVTVLLAKPESASSMERNPIMESGPLIIAGIIIAILGAIKLKRS from the coding sequence ATGGCACTAAAAATTGCAATAGTATTGGTCTCAATATCAATTGCGTTACTTGCAACATATGGTGCTGATGTAGCTCTTTCATATACAAATGATGCCAAGGTTGGATTTTTACCATTTGATCATATGACTCGCGGTTTAGGACTTGGCATCCCTGCACTCGTGCTTCCATTCATCTCATTTTTTATCGCAAGAAATGATGAATCAAAAGTACATGGAGGACTTTTGATTCTATCTGCAATTTTAATTATAATGGGAGGAGTTACAGTTTTACTCGCAAAACCAGAATCTGCATCTAGTATGGAAAGAAATCCCATTATGGAATCAGGTCCACTCATAATAGCGGGTATAATCATAGCTATACTAGGCGCAATAAAGTTAAAACGATCATAG
- a CDS encoding putative membrane protein, with the protein MNQIEQVIQWVTGLINEETLYFGIFVASLIETVFPPIPTLAIFPLAGFVASQSGIDVFGTVLLGIIGGIGASIGSTVIYVVSWKLGRKIVLQYLRRIRIQESSIIRAERWFRKYGDKIVLFGRMLPIMREMVSIPAGILKMHPLKFLIYTFTGSCVWSIGTIFAGYYFGAAVFSNP; encoded by the coding sequence ATGAATCAGATAGAGCAGGTAATACAATGGGTAACTGGACTCATAAATGAAGAAACATTATACTTTGGCATATTTGTTGCATCACTAATCGAGACTGTCTTTCCACCTATACCTACACTTGCCATATTTCCGCTAGCAGGATTTGTAGCTTCACAAAGTGGAATTGACGTGTTTGGAACAGTGTTACTTGGTATTATAGGTGGAATTGGTGCATCCATTGGCTCTACTGTCATCTATGTTGTATCATGGAAGCTTGGTCGCAAAATCGTATTGCAATATCTGCGCCGAATTCGAATCCAAGAATCATCGATCATCAGGGCTGAAAGATGGTTTAGAAAATATGGTGACAAGATTGTTCTCTTTGGTAGAATGTTGCCAATTATGCGCGAGATGGTCTCAATTCCAGCTGGAATTTTAAAAATGCATCCGTTAAAATTTCTAATTTATACATTTACTGGCTCTTGTGTCTGGAGTATTGGCACCATATTTGCAGGATATTATTTTGGTGCCGCAGTCTTTAGTAACCCATAG